CAGGGAACCTTGTTTTTGGAAGGCTTCTCCATTTTCCAGAACTCCGGTTATGGTATAATAATAAACCCCCTGGCTGCATTCCTGGCCTGTAACTGTGTGGCCATCCCAGTGCATATCGTTTCCTTTTTCCCAGGCGTGAATTTGTATGCCCCAGCGGTTGACAATACTTACCCGGAATGTTTTTGCCCCTTTTACAACCAGAGTGAATGTATCGTTTTTGCCGTCACCATTGGGGGTGAATACATTGGGGGCAAGCACCA
Above is a window of Bacteroidota bacterium DNA encoding:
- a CDS encoding gliding motility-associated C-terminal domain-containing protein — protein: VLAPNVFTPNGDGKNDTFTLVVKGAKTFRVSIVNRWGIQIHAWEKGNDMHWDGHTVTGQECSQGVYYYTITGVLENGEAFQKQGSLHLMR